Sequence from the Chthonomonas sp. genome:
ATTAGACTAATCACACACATCACTACGTGGGGGACGATGATGTTTCAACCCGTGTACGTCTACATTGCGTCGAATTCTGTCGGCGCTCTTCACATCGGCACCAGCCGCAATCTTCTCGTAACAATGCGCCAGTTCAAAGAGCGCTCGGTCGTTCCTGCGGGCTGGGTCCTCGGTGTGGACCAGCTGTTGTTCGTTCGACAATGTATGACGCTCGACGAAGCCCTTCGGTTAGAGTCTTCTTTGCGCCACATGGGACGCAAAACGCTTCAGCGCCTCATCCGATTTGACAACCCCGCGATGCTTGATCTCAGCCGGCCCTGGTACGTCGTCAAAGTCGGTGAGAACGGCCCTGATTACATCGAGAACCGGATGCCGAACTACGTGGCGCATGAGATCGCCGCCACTCAAGCCCTCCTGAACTGAGCCCGTCGGTTAAACCCGGTACTCTCGGACGATGCTGAGTAGCACCGACTCCCTCGCAGCTGTGCGCGCCCAAGCGCGAGCGCAGTTCCCCGCCCTCGCATCTGACTTTGCTTTCTTTGAGAACGCGGGCGGCTCCCAGGTCCCGACCAGCGTCATCGAGGCGATCCACTCATTCCTGCTCGAATCGTACGCACAGACCGGTGCCAGCTACCCCGCCAGCCTCCAAGCATCTGCCGTCAATGCGGAGGCTCATGCGTTCGTGAACGACCTGTTCGGGGGTGCCGGAAGAGGCAAAGTCGCTTTCGCTCAGTCGGCGAGTTCCCACTTCCATACCCTCGCGCAATCCATCCGCCCCACGCTCCGGCCCGGTGACGAGATCGTCATCGCGGTGGCAAACCACGAGTCGAACGTCGGCCCGTTTGTTCGGCTGCAGGAGTTCGGCGTGAAAATCCGGTGGTGGGAGGTCCATCCCGAGACCGGCGTGTACGGACCCGATGGGCTTGTTCCCCTTCTGAGCGACCGCACTCGACTGATCTGCTATCCGCGAACCAGCAACCTGCTCGGAGACGTGCAAGACTGCGCCGCCGTCAGCCGCTTGGCACGTGGTGTGGGTGCATGGACGGTGGTCGATGCGGTGGCGAGCGCGGCCCACGAGCCGCTATCGGTTGTAGAGTGGGATGTGGATTTCTGCGCCTTCAGCCACTACAAGGTATATGGTCCACACGTCGGTGCGATGTGGATTCGCAACGAATGCCTGGAGAAGATCGACGGTCCGAACCACTTCTTCAACCTGCCCGGCGAGTGGGCGAACCGATTCGAGCTGGGCTGTCTTCCGTACGAACTGCTCGCCGGAATTCTTGGGCTTCGCGAGTACTTACGAACACTCGCTCCGGAAGCGAGCAGCGACCGGGAACGAGTCGCGCAGTCGTTCAAATCGATGCACGCTTTGGAGCAACCCCTGACCGAACACATGCTTGCTTGGCTGAAGCTCCGGGACGACCTGCGCATCATCGGCCCGACGAGCCCTTCCGAGCGGCACCCGACGATCAGCTTCGTTCACAACCGGCTGAGCAGTGAGACCATCGCGACGGCGCTATGTGATCGTGGATTCGGCGTCAAGTACGGGCACATGTACGCCTATCGGCTGTGCGAGGCGCTTGGTTTGGATCTCGTCCAAGGCGTCGTCCGGATCAGCGCCGTCCACACGAACACCCCTGACGAGGTGGAGCGTTTGCTGAAAGCACTTGGGTCGATCTTGGAAGGCGCAGTACAATAGCCGCTGAGGTTCAATGATGAGCAGTTCCCTGTGTCCCGAGCTCCAAGCGTTCCTGGCCGAAGTCGATGCCGCGGTCGAGATCGACTGTACGACCGCACGATGTCACCGTGTGAAGGATCTGCTCGAAGAGCTCTTCCACTCGGGGCGAGACCTTATTCCCGCCGAGTATCTGCGGCCATGCGAGACATCCTA
This genomic interval carries:
- a CDS encoding aminotransferase class V-fold PLP-dependent enzyme, yielding MLSSTDSLAAVRAQARAQFPALASDFAFFENAGGSQVPTSVIEAIHSFLLESYAQTGASYPASLQASAVNAEAHAFVNDLFGGAGRGKVAFAQSASSHFHTLAQSIRPTLRPGDEIVIAVANHESNVGPFVRLQEFGVKIRWWEVHPETGVYGPDGLVPLLSDRTRLICYPRTSNLLGDVQDCAAVSRLARGVGAWTVVDAVASAAHEPLSVVEWDVDFCAFSHYKVYGPHVGAMWIRNECLEKIDGPNHFFNLPGEWANRFELGCLPYELLAGILGLREYLRTLAPEASSDRERVAQSFKSMHALEQPLTEHMLAWLKLRDDLRIIGPTSPSERHPTISFVHNRLSSETIATALCDRGFGVKYGHMYAYRLCEALGLDLVQGVVRISAVHTNTPDEVERLLKALGSILEGAVQ